The following coding sequences are from one Bacteroidales bacterium window:
- a CDS encoding LEA type 2 family protein: MKNRSLILIIFVLGIITVSSCKKDKLFEQPTIEITGYTLKELPGEYTYLEIDMIVTNNDDRDAHIKDVEYQVEIEGVTSETEKQTIDKEISDTPLELTLPLTLLTNDAVKLLAKLDAGEQLNYTATGTFHVDDPILKLFDLPIDVTGTANVEAGFEDFYEQPEVTVDNISVKYTGTNKAGATFDFDVACTVQNMDSRGITIDEVEYVVYIEGIKSVTHLYSDSYSSEFSIAGNGTESLNLPVTLNLNSEDGTTLAQAIESGTINYSVEGTFHAVKVDGTTVDFVLPLYVTGNVSADVVSNLFQQPTIEITGYTLLELPGEFTNLEIAMIVTNNDIREAFIKDIEYQVDIEGVISETEQVVINQTLLTDTPLNLTLPLTLLTTDALQLLTILDAGQSLNYHATGVFHVDEPVLDLFDLPVDITGTASVDVGFEDFYEQPETTVNSINGSYTTSGFPVPVSYTFDLDVNCDIQNMDSRDVIIDEVEYVVYVEGKQSETHLYSDTYSTDLSIAGNGTVSLTLPVLLILNSTEGLQLAQALLDGYADYVIEGTFHVINADGTAADFVLPLYDEGTVPASVVAGK; the protein is encoded by the coding sequence ATGAAAAACAGAAGTTTAATTTTAATTATTTTTGTATTAGGAATCATTACTGTTTCTTCTTGCAAAAAAGATAAATTATTTGAACAGCCGACAATTGAAATTACAGGCTATACACTTAAAGAACTTCCCGGTGAATATACTTACTTGGAAATAGATATGATTGTTACAAATAATGACGACAGAGATGCTCACATTAAAGACGTGGAATATCAAGTTGAAATTGAAGGGGTTACATCTGAAACAGAAAAGCAAACTATAGATAAAGAAATTTCGGACACTCCTCTTGAACTCACGCTTCCTTTAACACTACTGACAAATGATGCCGTTAAGCTTTTAGCAAAGTTAGACGCAGGAGAACAATTAAATTATACAGCAACAGGAACATTTCATGTTGATGACCCCATATTAAAACTTTTTGATCTTCCTATTGATGTAACAGGTACTGCAAATGTTGAAGCAGGATTTGAAGATTTCTATGAACAACCCGAAGTAACGGTTGATAATATATCCGTAAAATACACGGGAACAAATAAAGCAGGAGCAACATTTGATTTTGATGTTGCATGCACCGTTCAAAACATGGATTCTCGCGGAATAACAATAGATGAAGTTGAATATGTCGTTTATATTGAAGGCATCAAATCAGTAACTCACCTTTATTCAGATTCTTATTCATCTGAATTTTCGATAGCAGGAAACGGAACAGAATCTCTTAATCTTCCCGTAACTTTAAATCTTAATTCCGAAGACGGCACAACACTTGCCCAAGCAATAGAAAGCGGAACAATTAACTATTCTGTTGAAGGAACTTTTCATGCCGTAAAAGTTGACGGCACAACTGTTGATTTTGTATTACCGCTTTATGTTACGGGAAATGTATCTGCCGATGTTGTAAGTAATCTTTTTCAACAACCTACAATTGAAATAACAGGCTATACACTTTTAGAGTTGCCGGGTGAATTTACTAATTTAGAAATAGCCATGATTGTAACCAACAATGACATAAGAGAGGCATTTATTAAAGATATAGAATACCAAGTAGATATAGAAGGAGTTATATCCGAAACTGAACAAGTTGTCATAAACCAAACTTTACTTACGGACACTCCTTTAAATCTGACTTTACCGTTAACTTTATTAACAACAGATGCTTTACAACTGCTTACAATATTAGATGCAGGGCAATCTTTGAACTATCATGCAACCGGAGTATTCCATGTTGACGAACCTGTTTTAGATTTATTTGACCTTCCCGTTGATATTACCGGAACAGCATCGGTAGATGTCGGTTTTGAAGACTTCTATGAGCAACCTGAAACAACAGTAAACAGCATTAACGGAAGCTATACAACAAGCGGTTTTCCCGTTCCTGTAAGTTATACTTTTGATTTAGATGTAAATTGCGACATTCAAAACATGGACAGTCGTGATGTTATTATTGATGAGGTTGAATATGTTGTTTATGTTGAAGGAAAACAATCTGAAACACACCTGTACTCTGACACATACTCGACAGACCTGTCTATAGCCGGAAACGGGACAGTATCATTAACGTTGCCTGTATTATTAATATTAAACTCAACGGAAGGACTCCAACTTGCACAAGCGTTATTAGACGGTTATGCAGATTATGTAATCGAAGGAACTTTTCATGTTATTAATGCTGACGGAACAGCAGCTGACTTTGTATTGCCGTTATACGATGAGGGAACGGTACCCGCATCTGTTGTTGCCGGAAAATAA